In one Methylocaldum szegediense genomic region, the following are encoded:
- a CDS encoding cupredoxin domain-containing protein codes for MKSHSIYPALILASIMSATAAQAQNPEESGTGDQHHPEVHAGHDQFAAGVPGKPEEVTKTVEIKTLDSMKFEPSSLTVGRGETVRLIVANPGHLIHEATIGTSEEQKIHNQEMKADPHMHHDSPNSVTVAPGETRELIWRFDQPGRFEIGCHIPGHYESGMKAEVNVR; via the coding sequence GTGAAGTCACACTCGATCTATCCCGCTCTCATTCTCGCGTCAATCATGTCTGCCACCGCCGCACAGGCGCAGAACCCAGAGGAGTCGGGCACAGGGGATCAACATCATCCCGAGGTACATGCCGGTCACGACCAATTCGCCGCGGGCGTGCCAGGCAAACCCGAGGAAGTGACGAAAACCGTCGAGATAAAAACGCTCGACAGCATGAAGTTCGAGCCTTCGTCACTTACGGTTGGCCGCGGAGAAACCGTGCGTCTGATCGTGGCCAATCCCGGACACTTGATTCACGAGGCGACTATCGGCACGAGCGAGGAACAGAAAATTCATAACCAAGAAATGAAAGCTGACCCGCACATGCACCACGACAGCCCGAATTCCGTTACCGTGGCTCCCGGCGAAACAAGGGAATTGATTTGGCGGTTCGATCAACCCGGCCGGTTCGAGATCGGCTGCCATATCCCCGGCCATTACGAGTCGGGCATGAAAGCCGAAGTAAACGTTCGCTAA
- a CDS encoding WbuC family cupin fold metalloprotein: MDVLKTISDKQLIRLMGEASASPRLRKNLNIHSDYDDPIQRLFNAMEPGTYVRPHRHARPNGWELMLAVRGAFSIISFDDQGTVLERVDLSAAGGDIAAEIPPYTWHAIVVLAPETVMFEVKPGPYSPVEDKDFAAWAPEEGDPDAERVVAWYEVARPGERLPLRPSAETG; this comes from the coding sequence ATGGACGTTTTGAAAACGATCAGCGATAAACAACTCATCCGCTTGATGGGGGAAGCCTCGGCTTCGCCCAGGCTACGGAAGAACCTGAACATTCATTCCGATTACGACGACCCGATACAGCGACTGTTCAATGCCATGGAACCGGGCACTTACGTCCGGCCTCATCGCCACGCCCGCCCGAACGGATGGGAGCTGATGCTGGCGGTGCGCGGTGCGTTCTCGATCATTTCCTTCGACGACCAAGGAACCGTTCTGGAACGAGTCGACCTGAGCGCCGCCGGGGGCGACATTGCGGCTGAAATTCCGCCGTACACTTGGCATGCCATCGTGGTGCTGGCGCCGGAAACGGTCATGTTCGAGGTCAAACCGGGCCCGTATAGCCCCGTGGAAGACAAAGATTTCGCCGCCTGGGCTCCAGAAGAAGGTGATCCGGATGCCGAGCGGGTCGTAGCTTGGTACGAGGTTGCAAGGCCCGGGGAGCGGCTGCCGCTTCGACCGTCGGCTGAAACCGGCTAG